From the Solanum stenotomum isolate F172 chromosome 4, ASM1918654v1, whole genome shotgun sequence genome, one window contains:
- the LOC125863042 gene encoding transcription factor RSL2-like: MEQMGAFFDEEYCQSLSKMFFNENSSDFMFQLHGEDDTIEGSFFSSSSNSHTLNSTSNIDYFSQENSIDSRGSGDIFFLNNTSHEYLQHKYDVESTNFYMMGNKNLENSLSNDDYVMKENIGNNFGQLDNEMLLKRKFDKVEVQSITEEEKFKESENPKKKSKVSRDHGSKNKKNSQPKAKKNQKNIQMNNEEVGDKETNNNGQSTSCCSSEDDSNLKTKTRASRGAATDPQSLYARKRRERINERLRILQGLVPNGTKVDLSTMLEEAVHYVKFLQTQIKLLSSDDMWMYAPIAYNGMGIDL, encoded by the exons ATGGAGCAAATGGGAGCATTTTTTGatgaagaatattgtcaatctTTGAGCAAAATGTTCTTTAATGAAAATTCATCAGATTTCATGTTTCAATTACATGGTGAAGATGATACTATTGAAGggagttttttttcttcttcctctaatTCTCATACTTTAAATAGTACTAGTAACATagattatttttctcaagaaaaTAGTATTGATAGTAGAGGAAgtggtgatatattttttctcaacaaCACAAGTCATGAATATTTACAACATAAGTATGATGTTGAGTCCACTAATTTTTACATGATGGGCAACAAGAATCTTGAAAATTCATTGTCTAatgatgattatgttatgaaagaaaatattggCAATAATTTTGGCCAATTGGATAATGAAATGTTGTTAAAGAGGAAGTttgataaagttgaagttcaatcAATAACAGAGGAGGAAAAATTCAAGGAGTCTGAAAATCCTAAGAAGAAATCAAAGGTGTCAAGAGATCAT GGatcaaaaaataagaagaatagcCAACCAAAAGCCAAAAAGAACCAAAAGAACATTCAAAtgaacaatgaagaagttgGAGACAAAGAGACAAATAATAATGGACAAAGCACAAGCTGTTGCAGCTCTGAGGatgattcaaatttaaaaaccaAAACAAGGGCAAGCAGAGGGGCTGCAACAGATCCACAAAGCCTTTATGCAAGG aaaagaagagaaagaatcaATGAAAGATTGAGAATCTTGCAAGGTCTTGTCCCTAATGGCACAAAG GTTGACTTAAGCACAATGCTTGAAGAAGCAGTCCATTATGTGAAGTTTTTGCAGACACAAATTAag TTACTGAGCTCAGATGATATGTGGATGTATGCACCAATTGCTTATAATGGAATGGGAATTGACctctaa